One genomic region from Spirulina subsalsa PCC 9445 encodes:
- a CDS encoding aldo/keto reductase, translated as MNMEQDKISDSFMVGCWQLDDRSWKALSEIDVERTIGTYLAWGIKRFDTADIYGRSEKLLGKCLKGRSDCEIWTKAVFFGAVPTLPQIQYKIDSSLRNLQRDHLDCVQIHWHDPSLDFASTFEVFNQYLESGKIRQLGVTNFNTAMLKRALEYAPIKTHQVQYNLIDRRVETSMQALCLQHKIPLIAYGSLAGGFLSNRFLGVKIPPAEGEHCRGFYYNHMIAKHGGWSAVQELLQTMAEVAQKNQLTIAQVALNWLNQQPGIGAILLGLTENRQQIKTDLEALKMSLDPIDIQKLSKRSQELFQQVGDIYSYERQ; from the coding sequence ATGAATATGGAGCAGGATAAGATTTCTGATTCTTTTATGGTGGGATGCTGGCAACTGGATGATCGAAGTTGGAAAGCACTATCAGAAATCGATGTTGAGCGAACAATTGGGACATATTTAGCTTGGGGAATTAAACGATTTGATACAGCCGATATCTATGGTCGTAGCGAGAAACTTTTAGGCAAATGTTTAAAAGGGCGTTCTGATTGTGAAATTTGGACAAAAGCCGTCTTTTTTGGTGCCGTTCCTACCTTGCCACAAATCCAGTATAAAATAGACAGTTCCCTGCGCAATTTACAACGGGATCATCTCGATTGTGTCCAAATCCATTGGCATGATCCTAGTTTAGATTTTGCATCCACCTTTGAAGTCTTTAATCAATACTTAGAAAGCGGCAAAATTCGTCAATTAGGCGTGACTAATTTCAACACCGCCATGTTAAAACGGGCGTTAGAATACGCTCCCATAAAAACCCATCAGGTGCAATACAATCTGATTGATCGGCGAGTAGAAACCTCCATGCAAGCCCTTTGTCTTCAACATAAAATTCCTCTCATTGCCTATGGCAGTTTGGCCGGAGGATTCCTTTCTAATAGATTTCTAGGGGTAAAAATCCCCCCAGCCGAAGGAGAACATTGTCGGGGATTTTATTATAATCATATGATTGCTAAACACGGGGGATGGAGTGCGGTACAGGAGTTATTGCAAACTATGGCAGAAGTGGCGCAAAAAAATCAGCTAACCATTGCTCAAGTCGCTTTAAATTGGCTTAACCAACAACCGGGAATTGGGGCAATTCTTTTAGGCTTAACAGAAAATCGCCAGCAAATTAAGACCGATCTAGAGGCATTAAAAATGTCTCTAGATCCCATAGATATTCAGAAATTATCCAAACGTTCCCAAGAATTATTTCAACAAGTGGGAGATATTTATTCCTACGAACGACAATAA
- the psaK gene encoding photosystem I reaction center subunit PsaK, translated as MTTSLLPLLATTASTSEWNLSIGIVMIVCNLVAIALGRFAIKNPGQGPDLPISKPALWEGFGLTELLATGSFGHILGAGVILGLTNAGVL; from the coding sequence ATGACGACAAGCCTATTGCCCCTATTGGCGACCACCGCCAGCACCTCGGAATGGAATTTATCCATTGGGATTGTGATGATTGTCTGTAATTTAGTGGCGATCGCCCTAGGTCGTTTTGCCATCAAAAACCCCGGCCAAGGCCCTGACCTCCCCATTTCTAAACCCGCACTATGGGAAGGTTTCGGACTCACTGAACTCCTAGCGACCGGAAGTTTTGGTCATATTTTAGGAGCAGGGGTTATTTTAGGTCTGACCAACGCGGGAGTTCTTTAA
- the treS gene encoding maltose alpha-D-glucosyltransferase produces the protein MNTTLLKDDPLWFKDAIIYEVPIKAFADSDGDGVGDFRGLTEKLDYIQDLGITAIWLLPFFPSPQRDDGYDIADYMQVNPVYGSLEDFQELLDEAHDRGIRVIIELIVNHTSDRHPWFQQARKAPPGSVERDFYVWSDTPEKYPDVRIIFQDFETSNWTWDPVARAYYWHRFYSHQPDLNYRNPAVQEAVFNVVDFWLGMGVDGLRLDAVPYLYEKEGTNCENLPETHIFLQKLRSHIDENFRNIMLLAEANQWPEDAAAYFGRGNECHMNFHFPLMPRLFMSLRMEDNFPIADILKQTPAIPSNCQWALFLRNHDELTLEMVSDEDRDYMYRSYAQDPQARINLGIRRRLAPLLGNDRRQIELMNVLLMSMPGTPVLYYGDEIGMGDNIYLGDRDGVRTPMQWTADRNAGFSRTPPQRLYLPVILDSEYHYEAVNVEAQRANPTSLWWWTKRLLATRARHQAFGRGTFELLYPENRKVIAFTRTYAGEHILVVANLSRFVQTVELDLAAFQNMIPVEIFGRTRFPAITGSPYFLSVGPYNFYWFILQPVDSLYVKTPTPISTKNLPTLTVNSKWQAVFTQKGTRPTLERALGDYVQTCPWFQGRNRVVQTSTILDVIPISYRDKEGQIVILQMDYTEGFPESYVLHLSFSLDSQEQAILKIVCKEGEGVLYPSLQDPDYLTLPLDAIAKKRRYKGSQGQIIGTSTKLFKTITQEATSLDPHLYRGLQDNSSIIYGNHLILKLYRRVEEGINPDFEVGRFLATKQQKDHFAPIGGAIEYQRSNNGTITLGVLQGYIPDTRDAWSYTLDHLRGYFEQVMVQQPDINDVIFAPNDLGAAQTLELPDFVYEIIGTYLGSVQLLGQRTAELHITLASDPDNPDFAPEPFTSFYQRSIYQYSRNLTGQVFLNLKKRLTHFPEPLQQLAQTVLNRQEQILGRFRLVLNQKITALRTRSHGAYHLGQVLYTGKDFTIIDFKGEKNRPLSERRMKRSPLRDVAGMLLSFNYAVNIALRREVESGIIRPDTLPMMEQWAQFWQSWVNITFLNAYLTGEDGSSLTFLPKTEQELQVLLDAYLLEKAIQELSRELDRRQDWVEITLQRILQLLEV, from the coding sequence ATGAATACGACGCTCCTCAAAGATGATCCCCTGTGGTTTAAAGATGCCATTATTTATGAAGTTCCGATAAAAGCCTTTGCCGATAGTGATGGGGATGGGGTTGGTGATTTTCGGGGATTGACGGAAAAGCTGGATTATATTCAGGATTTGGGGATTACGGCGATTTGGTTGTTGCCTTTTTTCCCTTCGCCTCAACGGGATGATGGCTATGATATTGCCGATTATATGCAGGTTAATCCGGTTTATGGTTCTTTGGAGGATTTTCAAGAACTGTTGGATGAAGCCCATGATCGGGGAATTCGGGTGATTATTGAGTTAATTGTCAATCATACAAGCGATCGCCATCCCTGGTTCCAACAAGCCCGCAAAGCCCCCCCCGGTAGTGTGGAACGGGATTTTTATGTCTGGAGTGACACCCCGGAAAAGTATCCCGATGTGCGGATTATTTTCCAAGATTTTGAAACCTCTAACTGGACCTGGGACCCGGTGGCGAGGGCCTATTATTGGCACCGGTTTTATTCCCATCAACCGGATTTAAATTACCGCAATCCGGCTGTACAGGAGGCGGTGTTTAATGTGGTGGATTTTTGGCTGGGGATGGGGGTGGATGGGTTACGCTTGGATGCGGTGCCCTATCTCTACGAAAAGGAAGGCACGAACTGCGAGAATCTGCCGGAAACCCATATCTTTTTACAAAAGTTGCGATCGCACATTGACGAAAATTTCCGCAATATCATGTTACTGGCTGAGGCGAATCAATGGCCTGAAGACGCGGCGGCCTATTTTGGGCGGGGTAATGAGTGCCACATGAACTTTCACTTCCCCCTCATGCCTCGTCTGTTTATGTCTCTGCGTATGGAGGATAATTTCCCCATCGCCGATATTCTCAAACAAACTCCCGCTATTCCCAGTAACTGTCAATGGGCCCTCTTTCTCCGCAACCATGATGAATTAACCTTGGAAATGGTCAGCGATGAAGACCGGGATTATATGTATCGCAGTTATGCCCAAGACCCCCAAGCCCGCATCAATCTGGGGATTCGTCGCCGTTTGGCCCCCCTATTGGGCAATGACCGCCGCCAAATTGAATTAATGAATGTCCTGTTAATGTCTATGCCCGGTACTCCGGTTTTATACTACGGGGATGAGATTGGTATGGGGGATAATATTTATTTAGGCGATCGCGATGGAGTTCGTACCCCCATGCAGTGGACCGCCGACCGCAACGCCGGATTTAGTCGCACCCCCCCCCAACGTCTCTATCTCCCGGTGATTTTAGACTCAGAATATCACTATGAAGCGGTCAACGTAGAAGCCCAACGAGCTAATCCCACCTCTCTCTGGTGGTGGACTAAGCGCCTCCTCGCCACCCGCGCCCGTCATCAGGCTTTTGGTCGTGGAACTTTTGAACTACTTTATCCCGAAAACCGCAAGGTCATTGCTTTTACCCGCACCTATGCCGGGGAACATATCCTTGTCGTGGCCAATCTCTCCCGCTTTGTCCAAACGGTGGAATTAGACCTAGCGGCCTTCCAAAATATGATCCCCGTGGAAATCTTCGGTCGTACCCGCTTCCCAGCCATTACCGGGTCGCCCTATTTCCTTTCTGTGGGCCCCTATAACTTCTATTGGTTTATCCTGCAACCTGTCGATAGTTTGTATGTTAAGACTCCTACCCCCATCTCGACCAAAAATCTCCCCACCCTCACCGTAAACAGTAAATGGCAGGCCGTGTTCACCCAAAAAGGGACTAGACCGACCCTTGAACGGGCATTAGGGGATTATGTGCAGACCTGCCCTTGGTTTCAAGGTCGCAATCGGGTTGTTCAGACTAGCACCATTCTGGATGTTATTCCCATTAGCTACCGGGATAAAGAAGGGCAAATTGTCATCCTGCAAATGGACTATACCGAAGGCTTTCCAGAAAGCTATGTACTGCACTTAAGCTTCAGTTTAGACAGTCAGGAACAGGCCATCCTGAAAATTGTCTGTAAGGAGGGGGAAGGGGTGCTATATCCCTCTCTACAAGACCCAGACTATCTAACATTGCCTTTGGATGCGATCGCCAAAAAACGGCGCTATAAAGGCAGTCAGGGGCAAATCATCGGCACTTCCACCAAACTATTCAAAACCATTACCCAAGAAGCCACCTCCCTTGACCCCCATCTCTACCGAGGCCTACAAGATAATAGTTCCATCATCTACGGCAATCATTTAATCCTCAAACTCTACCGTCGTGTCGAGGAAGGCATTAACCCCGATTTTGAAGTAGGGCGTTTCTTAGCCACCAAACAACAAAAAGACCATTTCGCCCCCATTGGCGGCGCGATTGAGTACCAACGCTCGAATAATGGCACCATTACCCTAGGGGTACTCCAAGGCTACATCCCCGACACCCGAGACGCTTGGTCTTACACCCTAGATCATCTGCGGGGGTACTTTGAACAGGTGATGGTGCAACAACCGGACATCAATGATGTCATTTTTGCTCCCAACGACCTCGGAGCCGCTCAAACACTGGAGTTACCGGATTTCGTCTATGAAATCATCGGGACTTATTTAGGCTCCGTGCAGTTATTAGGACAACGGACGGCTGAATTACATATTACCCTCGCCTCCGACCCCGACAACCCCGATTTTGCCCCAGAACCTTTTACCTCCTTCTATCAACGGTCGATTTACCAATACAGTCGCAATTTAACCGGACAAGTCTTTCTGAATCTCAAAAAGCGCTTAACTCATTTCCCGGAACCCTTACAACAACTCGCCCAAACGGTCTTAAACCGACAAGAGCAAATTCTGGGGCGATTTCGCCTAGTGTTGAACCAAAAAATCACCGCTTTACGGACTCGTTCCCACGGGGCCTATCATTTGGGGCAGGTTTTATATACCGGGAAGGACTTCACCATCATTGATTTTAAAGGGGAGAAGAACCGTCCTCTGAGTGAACGACGAATGAAGCGATCGCCCCTGCGCGATGTAGCGGGAATGTTACTCTCCTTTAACTACGCTGTGAATATTGCCCTTCGCCGAGAAGTCGAAAGCGGTATAATTCGACCCGATACTCTGCCCATGATGGAACAGTGGGCGCAATTCTGGCAAAGTTGGGTTAATATCACCTTCCTTAATGCTTATTTAACGGGAGAGGACGGTTCTAGCCTAACCTTTTTACCCAAAACCGAGCAGGAATTACAGGTGCTACTTGATGCCTATTTGTTAGAAAAGGCTATTCAGGAGTTAAGTCGGGAGTTAGACCGACGGCAAGATTGGGTAGAGATTACCCTGCAACGGATTTTGCAGTTATTGGAAGTTTAA
- a CDS encoding phosphoribosylanthranilate isomerase — MRIKICGITQPEQGQAIAALGITTLGFICVERSPRFISPPHLKNLLATLPPGLHKIGVFVNASLAEIQEIVTLTGLTGIQLHGEESPRFCQALRQEVPGVELWKALRVKTPQHLQTVEDYAPFVDAVLLDAYHPQQYGGTGQVLNWADLMDFAPPVPWFLAGGLTPENIREALKQVQPSGIDLSSGVERSPGDKDLQKVARLWQVMNNLRELSKH, encoded by the coding sequence ATGCGTATCAAAATCTGTGGAATTACCCAACCGGAACAGGGACAGGCGATCGCCGCATTGGGAATCACCACCTTGGGTTTCATTTGTGTTGAGCGTTCCCCCCGTTTTATTTCCCCTCCCCACCTCAAAAACCTACTCGCGACCTTGCCCCCCGGACTGCACAAAATAGGGGTATTTGTCAACGCATCTTTAGCGGAAATTCAAGAGATTGTGACCCTGACAGGCTTAACCGGGATACAGCTACATGGGGAGGAGTCCCCCCGTTTTTGTCAAGCCTTGAGGCAAGAAGTGCCAGGTGTAGAATTGTGGAAAGCCCTGCGCGTCAAAACCCCCCAACATCTCCAGACGGTGGAGGACTACGCCCCTTTTGTGGATGCTGTCCTGTTGGATGCCTACCACCCCCAACAGTATGGGGGAACAGGTCAGGTTTTGAACTGGGCGGACTTAATGGATTTTGCGCCCCCCGTGCCTTGGTTTTTAGCCGGGGGACTCACACCGGAGAATATTAGGGAAGCCTTAAAGCAAGTCCAGCCTAGTGGGATCGACCTTTCTAGTGGTGTGGAGCGATCGCCCGGAGATAAAGATTTACAGAAAGTCGCCCGACTATGGCAGGTGATGAACAACCTTCGAGAATTGAGTAAACACTGA
- a CDS encoding Uma2 family endonuclease produces MLQDLLNNTDIEYPESDGQSMADNTLQFRWIVTIKENLEIGFARQPDVFVAGDLLWYPVQGQNRICQAPDVLVVFGRPKGERGSYKQWEEDNIPPQVVFEILSPSNHPLEMQSKLLFYQKYGVQEYYMYSPHRNQLAGALRQGDLLESIEQMNGWISPLLNIRFQLLPDTLEIYTTSGRKFLTPVELDEVREQERQRAEQAIEELEQEKQRAEREKLRADSALDELSQERQRYQALLEQLKARGIEMD; encoded by the coding sequence ATGCTCCAAGACCTCTTAAACAATACAGACATCGAGTATCCTGAAAGTGATGGTCAGTCGATGGCAGATAATACCCTACAGTTTCGCTGGATTGTGACGATTAAGGAGAATCTGGAGATTGGCTTTGCCCGTCAACCTGATGTTTTTGTCGCTGGAGACTTACTCTGGTATCCTGTACAAGGTCAAAATAGGATTTGTCAAGCCCCCGATGTGTTAGTGGTGTTTGGACGACCCAAAGGGGAGCGAGGATCTTATAAACAATGGGAAGAAGATAATATCCCCCCCCAAGTGGTATTTGAAATTCTCTCCCCTAGCAATCATCCTCTAGAAATGCAGAGCAAGTTACTCTTTTATCAAAAATACGGCGTACAAGAGTATTATATGTATAGCCCCCATCGCAACCAGTTAGCGGGAGCGCTACGTCAGGGGGATTTATTAGAAAGTATTGAGCAGATGAATGGGTGGATTAGTCCTTTGCTCAATATTCGCTTTCAACTACTGCCGGACACATTAGAAATTTATACGACCAGTGGGCGCAAGTTTTTAACCCCGGTGGAACTTGATGAAGTGCGAGAACAGGAACGCCAACGGGCCGAACAGGCCATAGAGGAATTAGAACAGGAGAAGCAACGAGCAGAACGGGAAAAATTGCGGGCTGATAGTGCCTTAGATGAGTTATCCCAAGAACGGCAACGTTATCAAGCTCTGTTGGAACAACTCAAAGCACGGGGAATTGAGATGGATTAA
- a CDS encoding class I SAM-dependent methyltransferase: MAVGQNTLWERFLQPVIRPLINEAEINQLYEGIDWDTEGDRLRNPNVVYPDYYKSQNFHGIAEGYLNPRAAVSYDPITQYVLPPNELWVRQALIEQIGGTPHRILDLGCGTGSTTLLLKKAFPQATVIGVDLSPYMLVMAAYKGEKAGLRIDWRQDRAESTQFPSQSFDLVTASLLFHETPPEVAQRVLKEAFRLLVPNGQVLILDGNQKTLRFSSWLTEIFEEPYIQDYAQGNVDAWMGSAGFEAVRTEDFWFLHQITRGLKPHPVRHPESPVNFSGMPFPA, translated from the coding sequence ATGGCAGTTGGTCAAAATACCCTATGGGAGAGATTTCTCCAACCCGTGATCCGTCCTTTGATTAATGAGGCGGAAATTAATCAACTCTATGAAGGGATTGATTGGGACACAGAAGGCGATCGCCTGCGCAACCCTAATGTAGTCTATCCCGATTATTACAAAAGCCAAAACTTTCACGGTATCGCGGAAGGGTACTTGAATCCCCGCGCGGCTGTCTCCTATGATCCCATCACTCAGTATGTTCTCCCCCCCAATGAACTCTGGGTGCGTCAAGCCTTAATTGAACAAATTGGCGGTACTCCCCACCGTATCCTTGATTTAGGTTGTGGTACGGGTTCAACGACTCTCTTGTTGAAAAAAGCCTTTCCTCAAGCGACGGTGATCGGGGTGGATTTATCCCCCTATATGCTGGTTATGGCTGCCTATAAAGGGGAAAAAGCGGGCTTAAGGATTGATTGGCGACAAGATAGGGCTGAAAGTACCCAGTTTCCCAGTCAGTCTTTTGATTTAGTCACGGCCTCTCTTCTGTTCCACGAAACCCCCCCCGAGGTTGCCCAACGAGTTTTAAAGGAAGCTTTTCGCTTGCTGGTTCCGAATGGGCAGGTTTTGATTCTAGACGGCAATCAAAAAACCCTCCGTTTTAGCAGTTGGCTGACAGAAATTTTTGAGGAGCCCTATATTCAAGATTATGCTCAAGGGAATGTCGATGCTTGGATGGGATCGGCTGGCTTTGAAGCGGTGAGAACGGAGGATTTTTGGTTTCTGCACCAAATTACACGAGGTCTAAAACCCCACCCAGTTCGTCATCCGGAGTCTCCGGTGAATTTCTCGGGGATGCCTTTTCCGGCATAA
- a CDS encoding FHA domain-containing protein, which translates to MITLTLLHPLQAVPVQSWTFEPNSVIRIGRSTDNEVVLYSAVVSRHHVEIRPGATTDWEIVNLGANGTYIDGKRITRTEVVNGMVIRLASSGPQIQIRIEEKDGDDTKSSSSKRPLPPLGEDRSKDTLIT; encoded by the coding sequence GTGATCACTCTAACTCTGCTGCATCCTCTCCAAGCGGTTCCAGTACAAAGCTGGACTTTTGAACCCAATTCTGTCATTCGTATTGGGCGATCTACCGATAATGAAGTTGTTTTATATAGTGCAGTTGTTTCTCGTCATCATGTGGAAATCCGCCCAGGTGCCACCACAGACTGGGAAATTGTCAACTTGGGGGCTAATGGAACCTATATTGATGGCAAGCGCATCACCCGCACCGAGGTTGTGAATGGGATGGTCATTCGTTTAGCAAGTTCAGGACCACAGATTCAGATTCGGATTGAAGAAAAAGACGGGGATGATACTAAGTCCTCTTCCTCCAAACGGCCCTTACCACCTTTGGGAGAAGATCGTTCCAAAGACACCTTAATCACCTGA
- a CDS encoding GAF domain-containing protein: MYQPQGSCYLWQTPLLWLFAVSDIGIAIAFFTLPILLLYFFWRRRDLPFSGIFAILAAFLLSAGLSTLLNLWTVWYSNYWLSGAFRLLTAIFALLTVVRVVQVFPASLSLKTPEFLEDLNQKLKQEIQERQKVEIALQTLVTGTASVTGREFFPALVKHLAQALEVDAIMVTKIMADSPCVLKTLACWQDGKLQENRDYCYLGSPCSQVIEQGESYYFAMNLQQYFPNSELYQNLPADGYYSVPLCDGQKRVIGSLCLIHRQPLLLTEQTQAILKVFAARASTELQRQKALEALHQAYDELEERVAERTRELVQANQTLEAEIQMRCATETALQESQDFLDRVLNAIADPIYVKDRQHRITTINEAFCDMVGCPRERILGKTDFDLFFPEEAEALWKADEKVFIRQQATNNEETLTTPSGAVRVFSSKKITFRDASGELRLVGISRDITQRKQMEINLRKVAEREQAISRVIQRMRQSLNLQDIFNVTTKELRHAVKCDRVLIYRFKPDWSGELVAESVARGWKVLVSEQSNPTLTQVAINKAECAVKNLDSDNVLIQDTYLQSNQGVFTRQRSSYRCVIDVELAGFDACYLDLLKEIEAKAYIIVPIFRSNQLWGLLAVYQNTSPRYWQESEIKMVMQIAIHLGVAVQQAELFSQTQEQAEQLRQAKEIADQANRAKSEFLANMSHELRTPLNAILGFAQLMARHPNLIAEQRQYVDIINRSGEHLLDLINNILTMSKIEARQEQLTLKHFHLPQFLEALEAMLVLKAVSKGISLNFDLAPDLPCFIITDENRLRQVLLNLLGNALKFTEQGGVTLGVGFLRQEETPEMLQLDNSSDEMSSSSCWLCFEVQDTGPGIAEHELAQLFDPFTQTSTGLKSGQGTGLGLPIAQQFVGLMGGEITVQSVVNQGTCFRVILPVEVVEDSPESPSEGSSSLGQVLAPHQPIYRILVVEDQMTNRLALVTLLVQMGFQVREAKNGQEAIAIWETWQPHLIWMDLRMPVLDGYEATRQIRTKERQGESPTAFPVKIIALTASAFEEEQEQIREAGCDDIVRKPFREKDLIQTLQDHLGAEYVSTPNPVYLAVTPSPNLSTSDSLEELIEQLPAAWKQEFLYGVQACSDRLCQELIDQLPPEYDQLAQQLHQLIDDFRFDQLLTLLE, translated from the coding sequence TTGTACCAACCTCAAGGGAGTTGTTATCTTTGGCAAACGCCCCTCCTTTGGTTATTTGCGGTTAGTGATATCGGTATAGCGATCGCATTTTTTACCCTTCCCATCCTTTTGTTGTATTTTTTCTGGCGCAGACGGGATCTGCCTTTCTCGGGGATTTTTGCGATTCTCGCGGCGTTTCTCCTATCGGCTGGACTCAGTACCTTACTTAATTTATGGACTGTTTGGTATTCCAACTATTGGCTATCTGGGGCTTTTAGATTGCTGACAGCCATCTTTGCTCTGCTAACTGTGGTTAGGGTTGTTCAAGTTTTTCCCGCTAGTTTATCCTTAAAAACTCCAGAATTTTTGGAAGATTTGAATCAAAAGTTAAAACAGGAAATTCAAGAACGGCAAAAGGTTGAGATAGCCCTACAAACCCTAGTAACAGGTACAGCCTCAGTTACTGGTCGTGAATTTTTTCCCGCCTTAGTTAAACATCTTGCCCAAGCTTTAGAAGTCGATGCCATTATGGTGACAAAAATTATGGCTGATTCTCCTTGTGTCCTAAAAACTCTGGCGTGTTGGCAGGATGGAAAATTACAAGAAAATCGGGATTATTGTTATTTAGGTTCACCTTGTAGCCAAGTGATTGAACAGGGCGAAAGCTACTATTTTGCTATGAATTTACAGCAATATTTCCCCAACAGTGAACTCTATCAAAATCTACCCGCAGATGGCTATTATAGTGTTCCCCTTTGTGATGGTCAAAAACGGGTAATCGGTAGTTTGTGTTTAATCCATCGTCAGCCGTTATTACTAACTGAACAAACCCAAGCCATTTTAAAAGTTTTTGCCGCCCGTGCTAGCACCGAATTACAACGACAAAAAGCCTTAGAAGCTCTCCACCAAGCCTATGATGAATTGGAGGAACGAGTGGCAGAACGGACAAGAGAATTGGTGCAAGCTAACCAAACCTTAGAGGCAGAAATCCAGATGCGTTGTGCAACGGAAACTGCCTTGCAGGAAAGTCAAGATTTTCTAGATCGCGTGTTAAATGCGATCGCCGATCCTATTTATGTTAAAGATCGTCAGCACCGCATCACGACTATTAATGAGGCTTTTTGTGACATGGTAGGTTGTCCTCGGGAACGTATTCTAGGGAAAACTGATTTTGATCTATTTTTCCCCGAAGAAGCTGAGGCTCTTTGGAAAGCCGATGAGAAAGTATTTATCCGTCAACAGGCAACTAATAATGAAGAAACTTTAACCACCCCCTCGGGAGCCGTGCGGGTTTTTTCTAGCAAAAAAATCACCTTTAGAGATGCTTCTGGGGAATTGCGCTTAGTGGGGATTAGTCGAGACATTACCCAGCGTAAACAAATGGAAATTAACCTGCGCAAAGTGGCTGAACGAGAACAGGCTATTTCTCGCGTCATTCAACGGATGCGGCAGTCTTTAAATCTCCAAGATATCTTTAATGTCACCACGAAAGAACTCCGTCATGCGGTGAAGTGCGATCGCGTTCTCATCTATCGTTTTAAACCTGACTGGAGCGGGGAATTAGTCGCTGAATCCGTTGCCAGAGGCTGGAAAGTTCTTGTTTCTGAACAAAGTAATCCGACTCTGACCCAAGTTGCTATTAATAAAGCCGAATGTGCGGTTAAAAACCTAGACAGTGACAATGTTCTGATTCAAGATACCTATTTACAAAGCAACCAAGGCGTTTTTACGAGACAACGTTCAAGTTACCGTTGTGTGATTGACGTAGAATTAGCGGGTTTTGATGCGTGTTACTTGGATTTATTAAAAGAAATTGAAGCAAAAGCCTATATTATTGTTCCGATTTTTCGGAGCAATCAACTGTGGGGTTTACTGGCTGTTTATCAAAATACATCCCCCCGGTATTGGCAAGAATCGGAGATTAAAATGGTTATGCAAATTGCCATTCATTTAGGCGTAGCCGTGCAACAAGCGGAACTATTCTCCCAAACCCAAGAACAAGCCGAACAACTGCGCCAAGCCAAAGAAATCGCCGACCAAGCCAACCGAGCAAAGAGCGAATTTCTCGCCAATATGAGCCACGAGTTACGCACTCCTTTAAATGCTATTTTAGGCTTTGCTCAACTGATGGCGCGTCATCCTAATCTAATTGCTGAACAACGCCAATATGTAGATATTATCAATCGTAGTGGGGAACATTTATTGGATTTAATTAACAACATTCTCACTATGTCTAAGATTGAAGCAAGACAGGAACAATTAACCCTGAAACACTTTCATCTTCCTCAATTTTTAGAAGCGTTAGAAGCGATGTTAGTTCTCAAGGCTGTTAGTAAGGGGATTAGTTTAAACTTTGATCTTGCTCCGGATCTACCTTGTTTTATCATCACAGATGAAAATCGACTGCGCCAAGTTTTGCTGAATTTATTAGGCAATGCCTTGAAATTTACAGAACAAGGGGGTGTCACCCTGGGTGTGGGTTTTTTGAGGCAGGAGGAAACCCCGGAGATGCTCCAACTAGACAACTCCTCAGATGAAATGTCCTCCTCGTCTTGTTGGCTCTGTTTTGAGGTTCAAGATACTGGCCCGGGTATTGCAGAACATGAACTGGCTCAACTCTTTGACCCCTTTACTCAAACGTCAACGGGTCTAAAATCGGGGCAGGGTACGGGTTTAGGGTTGCCTATTGCCCAGCAGTTTGTGGGGCTGATGGGGGGTGAAATTACGGTGCAAAGTGTGGTCAATCAGGGGACTTGTTTCCGGGTTATCCTGCCTGTGGAGGTGGTGGAAGATTCTCCCGAAAGTCCATCGGAAGGGAGTAGTTCTCTCGGACAAGTGTTAGCTCCTCATCAACCTATTTATCGGATTTTGGTGGTGGAAGATCAAATGACCAACCGTTTGGCTTTGGTGACGTTGTTGGTACAGATGGGTTTCCAAGTGCGGGAGGCGAAAAATGGTCAGGAGGCGATCGCGATTTGGGAAACTTGGCAACCTCATTTAATCTGGATGGACTTACGGATGCCTGTTTTGGATGGTTACGAAGCAACCCGCCAAATCCGCACTAAGGAGCGTCAAGGGGAGTCTCCCACCGCTTTCCCCGTGAAGATTATCGCTCTAACCGCTAGCGCCTTTGAAGAAGAACAGGAGCAGATTCGGGAGGCTGGATGTGATGATATTGTGCGCAAACCCTTCCGAGAAAAAGATCTAATTCAAACCTTACAAGATCATTTAGGGGCGGAGTATGTCTCCACCCCTAACCCTGTTTACTTGGCTGTTACTCCTTCCCCCAATCTATCAACATCGGATTCTTTAGAGGAGCTAATTGAACAGCTACCTGCGGCTTGGAAACAAGAGTTTTTGTATGGGGTGCAAGCTTGTAGCGATCGCCTCTGTCAAGAATTAATCGACCAACTCCCCCCAGAATACGACCAGTTAGCCCAGCAACTCCATCAACTCATTGATGACTTTCGCTTTGACCAACTCTTAACCCTGCTAGAGTGA